In one window of Macrotis lagotis isolate mMagLag1 chromosome 5, bilby.v1.9.chrom.fasta, whole genome shotgun sequence DNA:
- the EEF1A1 gene encoding elongation factor 1-alpha 1, whose translation MGKEKTHINIVVIGHVDSGKSTTTGHLIYKCGGIDKRTIEKFEKEAAEMGKGSFKYAWVLDKLKAERERGITIDISLWKFETSKYYVTIIDAPGHRDFIKNMITGTSQADCAVLIVAAGVGEFEAGISKNGQTREHALLAYTLGVKQLIVGVNKMDSTEPPYSQKRYEEIVKEVSTYIKKIGYNPDTVAFVPISGWNGDNMLEPSSNMPWFKGWKVTRKDGNANGTTLLEALDCILPPTRPTDKPLRLPLQDVYKIGGIGTVPVGRVETGVLKPGMVVTFAPVNVTTEVKSVEMHHEALSEALPGDNVGFNVKNVSVKDVRRGNVAGDSKNDPPMEAAGFTAQVIILNHPGQISAGYAPVLDCHTAHIACKFAELKEKIDRRSGKKLEDGPKFLKSGDAAIVDMVPGKPMCVESFSDYPPLGRFAVRDMRQTVAVGVIKAVDKKAAGAGKVTKSAQKAQKAK comes from the exons ATGGGCAAGGAAAAGACTCACATTAACATTGTCGTCATTGGACACGTAGACTCTGGCAAGTCCACTACGACTGGCCACCTCATCTACAAATGTGGTGGAATAGATAAAAGAACCATTGAGAAGTTCGAGAAGGAGGCTGCTGAG ATGGGAAAGGGCTCCTTCAAATACGCCTGGGTCTTGGATAAGCTGAAGGCTGAACGTGAGCGTGGTATCACTATTGATATCTCCCTGTGGAAATTTGAGACCAGCAAGTATTACGTGACCATTATCGATGCTCCAGGACACAGAGACTTTATCAAGAACATGATTACAGGCACATCTCAG GCCGACTGTGCTGTCCTGATTGTTGCTGCTGGTGTTGGTGAATTTGAAGCTGGTATCTCAAAGAATGGGCAGACCCGTGAGCATGCCCTTCTGGCCTACACACTAGGTGTAAAACAACTGATTGTTGGTGTAAACAAAATGGATTCCACTGAGCCCCCTTATAGCCAGAAGAGATATGAGGAAATTGTCAAGGAAGTCAGCACCTACATTAAGAAAATTGGCTACAACCCTGACACAGTAGCCTTTGTGCCAATTTCAGGTTGGAACGGTGACAACATGCTGGAGCCAAGCTCTAAT ATGCCTTGGTTCAAGGGATGGAAAGTCACTCGTAAGGATGGTAATGCTAATGGAACCACACTGCTTGAAGCCTTGGATTGCATCCTGCCTCCAACTCGCCCAACTGACAAGCCCCTCCGTCTACCCCTCCAAGATGTCTACAAGATTGGCG GTATTGGTACTGTACCTGTTGGCAGAGTGGAAACTGGTGTTCTAAAACCAGGAATGGTGGTCACTTTTGCCCCAGTCAATGTTACAACTGAAGTAAAGTCTGTTGAAATGCACCATGAAGCTTTGAGCGAAGCTCTGCCTGGGGATAATGTTGGTTTCAATGTCAAGAACGTGTCTGTCAAAGATGTACGCCGTGGTAATGTGGCTGGTGATAGCAAGAATGATCCACCAATGGAAGCAGCTGGCTTCACTGCACAG GTCATTATCCTGAACCATCCAGGCCAAATCAGTGCTGGCTATGCACCTGTTCTGGATTGTCACACTGCTCACATTGCTTGCAAGTTTGCTGAGCTGAAGGAGAAGATTGATCGTCGTTCTGGTAAGAAGCTGGAAGATGGCCCTAAATTCCTGAAATCTGGTGATGCTGCCATCGTTGACATGGTTCCAGGCAAGCCCATGTGTGTGGAGAGCTTCTCTGATTATCCTCCTCTGG GTCGTTTTGCTGTCCGTGATATGAGGCAGACTGTTGCAGTTGGTGTCATCAAGGCAGTTGACAAGAAGGCTGCTGGAGCTGGCAAGGTCACAAAATCTGCCCAGAAGGCCCAGAAGGCTAAATGA